The following coding sequences lie in one Bacteroidota bacterium genomic window:
- a CDS encoding toxin-antitoxin system YwqK family antitoxin, translated as MFNFVGDDYFMRSILKFFFVVVPSVLIAQTQQNIDPNGYNKFYYENGKVSSEGSMRDGKPDGYWKTYSQNGVLKSEGNRKNFQLDSTWKFYSEQGKLAFEFNYKEGKKNGLKKSFDTKDGFITTAENFENDVKQGITTVYYKPQKQADSTLGPSRVKQIIPFVAGKEEGQGYELASDSTVITLTQYKMGFIQREEKVNRRDANGWKQGVWKTFYPSGLVKNEVNYSDDKMNGYFKEYGINGSLLNTTKYTNGVLQTNAPELAKLDVKTSYHETGAIKFTGTYRDGVAEGIHREFSPEGKVIAAKVYVDGYLTGEGILDTAGRQQGPWKEYHPNGELKSQGEYLNGKRIGDWTFYHSNKKLEQKGKYDKKGRAQGPWKWYYESGNLLREENYRNDLQDGTMTEYSDSGQVITKGDYIDGLKEGPWMLELQEYKEEGVFKADQRDGEWKHYYTENGKLRFIGKFVDGIPDGVHTYYYLNGKERQTGKYLGGLKEGEWKFYDEAGFLFLTILFKNDIEIRFDGIKVLPESSSEPSIK; from the coding sequence TTGTTTAATTTTGTAGGAGACGACTATTTTATGCGCAGTATTTTAAAGTTTTTTTTCGTGGTGGTTCCTTCCGTTTTGATTGCTCAAACGCAACAAAATATTGACCCCAACGGATACAATAAGTTCTATTATGAAAACGGAAAAGTTTCCAGTGAAGGATCCATGCGCGATGGGAAGCCCGATGGATACTGGAAAACCTATTCTCAGAACGGTGTTCTGAAATCGGAAGGAAACAGAAAAAACTTTCAATTAGACAGCACCTGGAAATTTTATAGTGAACAAGGAAAACTTGCGTTTGAGTTCAATTATAAAGAGGGAAAGAAGAATGGGTTAAAAAAATCATTCGATACCAAAGACGGATTCATTACAACTGCCGAAAACTTTGAGAATGATGTAAAACAAGGAATTACTACCGTTTATTATAAACCACAAAAACAAGCAGACTCAACACTTGGACCTTCCAGAGTAAAACAAATTATACCTTTTGTTGCCGGAAAAGAAGAGGGTCAAGGTTATGAATTGGCTTCAGACAGCACTGTTATTACACTCACCCAATATAAAATGGGATTTATTCAACGGGAAGAAAAAGTCAATCGTAGAGATGCAAATGGGTGGAAACAAGGAGTGTGGAAAACATTTTATCCATCCGGACTTGTGAAAAATGAAGTAAACTATTCGGATGACAAAATGAATGGATACTTCAAAGAGTATGGAATCAACGGAAGTTTGCTCAATACAACAAAATACACGAATGGTGTGCTTCAAACCAATGCACCTGAATTAGCAAAACTGGATGTTAAAACATCATATCATGAAACCGGAGCTATAAAATTTACAGGAACCTATAGAGATGGTGTTGCGGAGGGAATACACAGAGAATTTTCTCCTGAAGGGAAGGTTATTGCAGCAAAAGTATATGTGGATGGCTATTTAACAGGGGAAGGGATTTTGGATACCGCAGGCCGTCAACAAGGTCCATGGAAAGAGTATCATCCAAATGGGGAATTGAAATCACAAGGAGAATATTTGAATGGCAAACGAATCGGTGATTGGACCTTTTATCATTCAAACAAAAAACTCGAACAAAAGGGAAAATATGATAAAAAAGGGAGAGCGCAAGGTCCTTGGAAATGGTATTATGAAAGCGGAAACCTGCTTCGTGAAGAAAACTATCGGAACGATTTACAAGATGGAACAATGACCGAGTATAGTGATTCAGGACAAGTAATTACAAAAGGCGATTACATTGATGGCCTAAAAGAAGGGCCTTGGATGCTCGAACTTCAAGAATATAAAGAAGAAGGTGTTTTTAAGGCAGATCAACGCGATGGAGAATGGAAACATTATTATACAGAAAACGGAAAACTAAGATTCATTGGAAAATTTGTTGATGGCATTCCGGATGGCGTTCATACCTACTATTACCTAAACGGAAAGGAGCGACAAACTGGAAAATATTTAGGTGGATTAAAGGAAGGGGAATGGAAGTTTTATGATGAAGCGGGCTTTTTATTCCTTACAATTCTTTTCAAAAACGATATTGAAATCCGATTCGATGGAATCAAAGTGCTCCCTGAATCTTCTTCTGAGCCGAGTATCAAATAA